The following coding sequences lie in one uncultured Mailhella sp. genomic window:
- a CDS encoding DUF169 domain-containing protein yields the protein MNMDYARMHECLMRFLRLMHEPVGITFLFDEKSVEQFRAENEYCEPVRPLTFCQAELGARMEGRTVLLEMKKLWCLDARCCFGVDEVSDAVVRDLLRFGTDEAQVRGFVESKPRMEKAPLAVVMRPLREQKNMPDVVHFCCDNMQAYHLVGDWMAVTGVHPFRPSLCINSAVCGGTAFSCIHGQANLTLACAGSYNSGKMERGEVNVMIPGSHIRAVVERMADRVEKTGGVSITRSGHPFPGADICQNCPLIVFRKREPSGQAS from the coding sequence ATGAATATGGATTACGCGCGCATGCATGAGTGTCTCATGCGTTTTCTTCGCCTCATGCACGAGCCTGTGGGCATCACGTTTCTGTTCGACGAAAAGAGCGTGGAGCAGTTTCGGGCGGAGAACGAATATTGCGAGCCGGTGCGGCCGCTGACGTTTTGTCAGGCGGAGCTCGGGGCCCGCATGGAGGGGCGCACCGTGCTTCTGGAGATGAAGAAGCTCTGGTGTCTCGACGCCCGCTGCTGCTTCGGCGTGGACGAAGTGAGCGACGCGGTGGTGCGCGATCTTCTGCGCTTCGGCACGGATGAGGCGCAGGTGCGCGGTTTTGTGGAGAGCAAGCCCCGCATGGAAAAAGCGCCGCTGGCCGTGGTCATGCGGCCTTTGCGCGAACAGAAGAACATGCCGGACGTCGTGCATTTCTGCTGCGACAACATGCAGGCGTATCATCTTGTGGGCGACTGGATGGCCGTTACCGGCGTGCATCCCTTCCGCCCGTCCCTGTGCATCAATTCCGCGGTGTGCGGCGGCACGGCGTTCAGCTGCATTCACGGTCAGGCCAATCTGACCCTGGCCTGCGCGGGCAGCTACAATTCCGGCAAGATGGAGCGCGGGGAAGTCAACGTGATGATTCCCGGCTCTCACATCCGCGCCGTGGTGGAACGCATGGCCGACCGCGTGGAAAAAACGGGCGGCGTGTCCATCACGCGTTCGGGCCACCCCTTCCCTGGGGCGGACATCTGCCAGAACTGCCCGCTCATCGTGTTCAGGAAGCGGGAGCCGTCGGGGCAGGCGTCCTGA
- a CDS encoding ErpA-related iron-sulfur cluster insertion protein (Members of this family, many of which are selenoproteins, show homology to the iron-sulfur cluster insertion ErpA that was described in Escherichia coli.): MFTVTVNEEMLAKLRSMLEDEDEGTCVRLREYTLGGGCRSRIILGLALEEKDEDEDESVTVEDVTFIADGDFLLRYGRRFSLGLNEEKQVEVKALDSDN; the protein is encoded by the coding sequence ATGTTCACAGTGACTGTCAATGAAGAAATGCTGGCGAAACTCCGTTCCATGCTGGAAGACGAAGATGAAGGAACCTGTGTGCGCCTGCGCGAATACACGCTGGGAGGCGGCTGCCGTTCCCGCATCATTCTGGGGCTCGCTCTGGAGGAAAAGGACGAGGACGAGGATGAAAGCGTGACCGTGGAAGACGTCACCTTCATTGCCGACGGCGATTTTCTGCTGAGGTACGGCCGCAGGTTCTCCCTTGGGCTCAACGAAGAAAAGCAGGTTGAGGTCAAGGCGCTGGATTCCGACAACTGA
- a CDS encoding ErpA-related iron-sulfur cluster insertion protein (Members of this family, many of which are selenoproteins, show homology to the iron-sulfur cluster insertion ErpA that was described in Escherichia coli.) → MFTVTIGDEMLEKLRAMLEDEDEEICVRLREYKVGGGUHCKIVLGLGMDEMDEDEDEKILVEDVPFIADNDFLTKYGKAYELSFNEEKQVVLTALNA, encoded by the coding sequence ATGTTTACCGTGACCATAGGCGACGAAATGCTGGAAAAGCTTCGCGCCATGCTGGAAGATGAAGATGAGGAAATCTGCGTGCGTCTGCGCGAATACAAAGTGGGCGGCGGATGACATTGCAAGATCGTGCTCGGTCTGGGCATGGACGAAATGGACGAAGACGAGGATGAAAAGATTCTCGTCGAAGACGTCCCCTTCATCGCAGACAATGATTTTCTGACAAAGTACGGCAAGGCTTACGAGCTGAGCTTCAATGAAGAGAAGCAGGTCGTGCTGACGGCTCTGAACGCTTAG
- a CDS encoding glycyl-radical enzyme activating protein has product MSKGTVYNIQRMSTKDGPGIRTTVFLKGCPLRCLWCSNPESQSFAPQLLFFQDLCTGCGACEKVCPAGAVRMENGVSLLDREKCLSCGACAPACPTKAREMSGRVMSVDEVIAVVRKDALFYENSGGGVTFGGGEPTAAGEFFLDLAEASLYEGWHVTVDTCGFCPEERFDKALKLADLFLFDCKHMDPARHRELTGQDNALILRNMGAALESGKEVRIRMPLMPGLNDSDENLEAMAQFFGRYGRSEIEIMPCHAFGKSKYQALGKPLPPVEQYTPEALREVRERFRRHGLSTVVV; this is encoded by the coding sequence ATGAGCAAGGGAACGGTTTACAACATTCAGCGCATGTCCACCAAGGACGGCCCCGGCATCAGAACCACCGTGTTTCTGAAAGGCTGCCCGCTCCGCTGCCTCTGGTGCAGCAATCCCGAATCCCAGAGCTTTGCCCCTCAGCTTCTGTTCTTTCAGGATCTGTGCACGGGCTGCGGAGCCTGCGAAAAGGTCTGCCCCGCGGGCGCCGTGCGCATGGAAAACGGCGTGTCTCTGCTCGACAGGGAAAAGTGCCTTTCCTGCGGAGCCTGCGCCCCGGCGTGTCCGACCAAGGCCAGAGAAATGAGCGGCAGGGTCATGAGCGTGGACGAAGTGATCGCCGTTGTGCGCAAGGACGCGCTTTTCTATGAAAATTCCGGGGGCGGCGTGACCTTCGGGGGCGGAGAGCCCACGGCGGCGGGCGAGTTTTTTCTCGATCTTGCGGAAGCCTCTCTCTATGAGGGCTGGCACGTGACCGTGGACACCTGCGGCTTCTGCCCGGAAGAACGCTTCGACAAGGCCCTCAAGCTGGCGGATCTTTTCCTTTTCGACTGCAAGCACATGGATCCTGCAAGACACCGGGAGCTTACCGGGCAGGACAACGCCCTCATACTCCGCAACATGGGCGCGGCGCTGGAGTCGGGCAAGGAAGTGCGCATCCGCATGCCGCTCATGCCGGGCCTCAACGATTCGGACGAGAATCTTGAAGCCATGGCGCAGTTTTTCGGCAGGTACGGCCGTTCCGAAATAGAGATCATGCCGTGCCATGCCTTTGGAAAAAGCAAGTATCAGGCCCTCGGAAAGCCGTTGCCGCCGGTGGAACAGTACACGCCGGAAGCCCTCAGGGAAGTTCGGGAACGCTTCAGAAGACACGGCCTTTCCACCGTTGTCGTGTGA
- a CDS encoding glycyl radical protein — translation MSVMQFTSPAPVEGQGYGINWDTAEQRVQELKDFLMTAPQVMDPERLRCLLDVYDEFAGESTLYIRAKLFERVLLTKKIFLDGNPIVGTLTGIRCGVNPYPEWNVSWIKDEMQLAKMTSLGEMKIPQETQDLLEKVYKKWKNRTCIALNNKMYKDKYGVNPAQYSKAGMYYDNVSVASGSGIADYPKALNKGLRWVVDDLKKRLLDCPTTLENKEKHDLYRAMIVATEAVIAHSHRYADLAEKTAEAETDPKNKAELLEIAEICRRVPEYPARNFREAIQSFWFIHLAIEVEQMACATSPGRYGQYMYPFYKKDIDEGKLTREQVITLLKFQWIKHMELGEYQGGSYAKTLSGHTGQTITIGGVDAYGRDASTELEELLLETQIRMRGIQPTLTLLYHPKLKTSYMNKVVDCIRGGSGQPQILNNTVVIERNLARFSQYEGGITLEDARNCGNYGCVSTGICGMGSFITQEDQPCLAKVVELLLHNGKDPSTKKVVGAETGDPREFKTFEEVYDACKAQLKHLFTISRHHSDLSQMARLQVVPSIFRSVMYEGCVEKGMCEEAGGTKYPQVNPIMTAGIDAANSLLAIKHLVFDTRKLTMEQLLEALNANFEGYEDIRKMCFEAPKHGNDYPEVEEFVQRFYRDVDEIHSSVGPDCFGHRTPLDAYSLSYHNYFGSLMGALPTGRKAGVALTDGSVSAMPGTDHEGVTALIKSGAEAIDTVRYGANHFNVKFLPSALEGPQGARNLISLIKTYCDYGGSHIQFNCVSSATLQDAQDHPQDYKDLVVRVAGFSAYFTRLDRGVQNEIIKRTEYAQ, via the coding sequence AAGAAGATTTTTCTGGACGGCAACCCCATCGTGGGCACGCTTACGGGCATCCGCTGCGGCGTGAATCCGTATCCTGAATGGAACGTGTCCTGGATCAAGGACGAAATGCAGCTCGCCAAGATGACCTCTCTCGGCGAAATGAAGATTCCGCAGGAGACCCAGGATCTGCTCGAAAAGGTGTACAAGAAGTGGAAGAACCGCACCTGCATTGCCCTGAACAACAAGATGTACAAGGACAAGTACGGTGTGAATCCCGCGCAGTATTCCAAGGCCGGCATGTACTACGACAACGTGAGCGTGGCTTCCGGTTCCGGCATCGCCGACTATCCCAAGGCGCTCAACAAGGGCCTGCGCTGGGTGGTGGACGATCTGAAAAAGCGCCTCCTCGACTGCCCCACCACGCTGGAAAACAAGGAAAAGCATGACCTCTACCGCGCCATGATCGTGGCCACGGAAGCCGTCATTGCCCATTCCCACCGCTATGCCGACCTTGCGGAAAAGACGGCCGAAGCCGAAACCGATCCCAAGAACAAGGCCGAACTTCTGGAAATCGCGGAAATCTGCCGTCGCGTGCCCGAATATCCCGCCCGCAACTTCCGTGAAGCCATCCAGTCCTTCTGGTTCATTCACCTCGCCATCGAAGTGGAACAGATGGCCTGCGCCACCTCCCCCGGCCGTTATGGTCAGTACATGTATCCCTTCTACAAGAAGGACATCGACGAAGGAAAGCTGACCCGCGAACAGGTCATCACCCTGCTGAAGTTCCAGTGGATCAAGCACATGGAACTCGGCGAATACCAGGGCGGCTCCTACGCCAAGACGCTTTCCGGCCACACCGGCCAGACCATCACCATCGGCGGCGTGGACGCCTACGGCCGCGACGCCAGCACCGAACTGGAAGAACTGCTGCTGGAAACCCAGATCAGAATGCGCGGCATTCAGCCCACGCTGACCCTGCTCTATCATCCGAAGCTCAAGACTTCCTACATGAACAAGGTGGTGGACTGCATCCGCGGCGGCTCCGGCCAGCCTCAGATTCTCAACAACACCGTGGTCATCGAACGCAATCTCGCCCGCTTCTCTCAGTACGAAGGCGGCATCACGCTCGAAGACGCCCGCAACTGCGGCAACTACGGCTGCGTGTCCACGGGCATCTGCGGCATGGGCAGCTTCATCACGCAGGAAGACCAGCCCTGCCTCGCCAAGGTCGTGGAACTTCTGCTCCACAACGGCAAGGATCCCTCCACCAAGAAGGTGGTGGGCGCGGAAACCGGCGATCCTCGCGAATTCAAGACCTTTGAAGAAGTGTACGACGCCTGCAAGGCGCAGCTCAAGCACCTGTTCACCATTTCCCGCCATCACTCCGATCTCAGCCAGATGGCCCGTCTGCAGGTGGTGCCGAGCATTTTCCGCTCGGTCATGTACGAAGGCTGCGTGGAAAAGGGCATGTGCGAAGAAGCCGGCGGCACCAAGTATCCGCAGGTGAACCCCATCATGACCGCGGGCATAGACGCCGCCAACTCGCTGCTCGCCATCAAGCATCTGGTGTTCGACACCAGGAAGCTCACCATGGAACAGCTGCTGGAAGCCCTCAACGCCAACTTTGAAGGCTATGAAGACATCCGCAAGATGTGCTTCGAGGCTCCCAAGCACGGCAACGACTATCCCGAAGTGGAAGAATTCGTGCAGCGATTCTACCGCGACGTGGATGAAATCCACAGCTCCGTCGGCCCGGACTGCTTCGGCCACAGAACGCCTCTGGACGCCTACTCGCTCTCCTACCACAACTACTTCGGCTCGCTCATGGGCGCTCTGCCCACGGGCCGCAAGGCAGGCGTGGCCCTTACCGACGGCAGCGTGTCCGCCATGCCCGGCACCGATCATGAAGGCGTCACCGCCCTCATCAAGTCCGGTGCGGAAGCCATCGACACCGTGCGCTACGGCGCGAACCACTTCAACGTGAAGTTCCTGCCCTCCGCGCTGGAAGGTCCGCAGGGCGCGCGCAATCTCATTTCGCTCATCAAGACCTACTGCGACTACGGCGGTTCGCACATTCAGTTCAACTGCGTAAGCTCCGCCACGCTGCAGGACGCGCAGGATCATCCGCAGGACTACAAGGATCTCGTGGTCCGCGTGGCCGGATTCAGCGCCTACTTCACCCGCCTCGACCGCGGCGTGCAGAATGAAATAATCAAGCGTACCGAGTACGCCCAGTAA